The DNA region GGTGTCTAAGACTGAGGGGAAAGAAGGACGAGAAAGAGCACAGTTGCATCGTTCTTTGCCAAAGATCCCTGTCCTGGGCACAGCCCTCGCTTCTTGGCAGGGGAGAGAGGGTGGACCAGAGGAAGGAGAAGGCAGAGGGCGGGGTCAGTGAACAAGAGCAATGTGAGAAAAGAGTAGAAGGAAAGTGGGGATAGGGCCAGAGGAAAAGGGGTGGGGGTGCAGGCGTGCAGCGCTGACTCACCGACATGTAGGAGCGCGTTCCAACAAAGGAGTTGGCCATGGAATCTATGAGCTGGCCACTCACGCCGAAGTCGCACAGCTTGATCTCCCCGCGCGAGTTCACCAGGATGTTGGAAGGCTTTACATCTATGTGGCAGAGGGGACGGGCAAGGCAaacaaatgtacacattttttaGAGACTCATCCTCATGCTGTATTTGTTTCTCAACAATAAAGCATACTTTTCAGTTTTACTATCAACCAGGTTGAGCAGCGACTTGTTGCAACAGAAAATCGTAGCTGAACAAATATTAGAGAAAAACAGTGCTATATTAGTGTgttaaagtatataaataaggGTTTGTGCAGGCAGCATGTGGTGGGGTATATGTATGGGCATGAATGTATGTATGGCTTTGTTCATCATtcgtaaaaatatatatatatttttttaaaatacgaGGCAACTATATGTGCAGGCCGTCGCACTAGAAGCTTCCTATTTAAAGACCAAAGCCAGTTAGCAAATATCTAATGAAAACATTACAATTTCAAAAGGATTTCACTACAGGTAATTTCAGGAAATCACTGCAAAACTATTTCAGTGAAAAATTATTCAATCATTGGACAATATACGAACAGAATAATTTGCCTACCACAAcataacaaaagacaaaaaacaaactataaaaCTTAATGAATAAATGTTCATACACATATTATGTGTATACAAAAgtttgtgtgtggtttgttgGCTTGTGTGTCGTTTttttgacagtgtgtgtgtgtctgtgtctatatTTGAGCATCttaaaatacatctttttttgtaacataaacTGACTCATCAGACAAATGTTAAGACCAGGACTTTTGTCCACCATGAGGCAAAAGGGTGGCATGCACAATCCCCTCAGCTTTGTATGTGGTGTTGCATCAAtccagcagaggagaaaaataTCAACAACTTAAGCTGAGCCAGCTCCTCCACTTTTCCTGTTCATTCCTGAAAAAAGATCCAGCAAAATAATGGGGTAAAACTGAGCCCTGCAATCAGTCCTCTGTGGTGTGTGACCCTCTCCCACCAACCAAGGACacgagaggagaaagaggtAGCATGAAAGAGCgggagaggaaaagagggagacacagagggaggggTCAACAAGGCGTGGTTGCTGTATAATCACATCTTGAGAGGCTGTAATTACCACTAGTGCTCACAGACAACTGTCTTAAGAGTACCACCACCGACCCTGTACCACTGTGGAATTCACTGCACTGTGCAGGTCTGACTGCTGTCTCTGTACCAACACTCCCATGACTCCCCACTGGTGTGCTGGGGAAAACTTGTCTGCATTACAATCTGTTAGGGTGCCACTTGTAAGATAATGTTTTACTACTGTTATGCTGTTTCACTAAGGCTTTTTTGCTTCTTGCTTTCTTTCATCAGGAACTCGTGATATTCCCAAATAATAGCTTGCCTTGTGGAGAGTGTGCTAAACCTCTTAAGATGTTGATGCAGGGCATATGGAGGGAAAAGCATggagacaagaaaacatttttctgaaaatgtgtgtgtgtttgactgaagCCTGTCTAGTAAGTGTGGCCAGCTTTAATGGTTTCGTTATAGAAATAAGTTCAAAGATGGAAATAGCATTTTTACTTAAGTTATTTGGTAGTGTGTCTAAGCCTGATTCAGAGCACAAACCATGTCAGTTCAAAATTGGAGGATAatcctttgttttaaaaaaagtgatgaatagactgaaacatttgcataatgCATGGACAGGATTTCTGTTGGTTGACTCAGAAACGTCTGAAAAACTAAGTAACCACTTTCACCCAAAGAACACGAATCATTCAATTACCCACAACAAATGTACATAACAAAAACATTACTATTACAATATAATTTGTTGGAACATGACAGAGTAGGCTGACTCATGTTTAACCAACTTAGCATTTCAatacatttgatgtttttttgccCGACAAAAGCAACTACAAATATTTCACAAAGATCTCTTAGTTCATAGCACTGAGGCCAAAGATTTATGTTTGATCGAAAGTAAGAATTAGCTCTTAAATACTCTGCTATGCTTTTGTCTAATGACCCCTTGGACTGATTAACTGTTCCTTTTTGTAAATCCCTTAGTGAAAATTAACTGATCGAAAttaaatacatacagtataattCTCTACTATGTGGATAATGGCATCCAAATATGTCACAaaatttcatgtttttagatttagttttttttttcttctaaaaccTGATTACAAAGGGTCTGAAAGGGCACCTGTGgcccgcatgtcattctccactctctctactctatccgctgtcctatcCAAATACAGGCAACCCCCCCACCTCAAAATAGTTGTAGATGGGATTTTGAGAGCAATTTAATGTTTGCGGCTAGACACTTAACTTACCTCTGTGCATGATCTGGTGTTTCTCCCTCAGGTATGCTAATCCCCTCAATACCTGTAGAAAAGAGGAGATATTTGACACAACAAAATGTCAGTTTATATACATAAAACAACACTTTCTCTGAGTAGATATtcattcaagaaaaaaatgactCTGTTTCTACTTAAATTTGCTTTCTGAACACAACTGTGTAAGTTGGGTGAACATAGTAGATCGTGTTGACTGAACAACACACGAGAAACCCAACCACAACAAACAGTACAAGCACGTATATATGATCTTGCATATGCACAGTCTATTGTGCAAGACCATTCCTAAATCTTGTTATTATATATTACAAAGTAAAAGGTTCAAGACATACCGAATCATTGCTAAACTAAAACATATCAATCATATCTAACTAGCTGCTCTCAGGTCAATACCAAGATATTCAAATGTAGCACAACAACATAAGTACTTACAGCTATGCTAACTTTTCCCAAGATTTCTTCTGGAATTCTCCTGGCTTCCTTCAAGACCTGATCCAAGGATCCACCATCCTGTTGAGATGAACTGAACAGTCAAAACCATATTGATCTTTGCAGGCACAACAGTCAACCTCCCTGTCatttacaaaagaaacatcTTGCTGGTATATCTAGCCACATCAATCATTGCTAGGTGGCTTGTTAACCGTCTCACCATATGTTCCATACAGATGCTGATCTCTCCATCGCTGTAAAAGGCCCCATAGAAACCCACTATATAGGGGGAGTTGCATTCATGCAGCACCTGCAGCTCTCTGATAATCTGGTTTCTGATGGCAGGCTTGATTTCCAGGTGGATCAACTGGGGAGAAAAAGCACATGAACATAAACTGCCGTGTTTATCGTGTTCACACTTCAGAGTCTTTCTATGTTATATCAGACATTTGCTTGCTTGCTCAATTTGCAGCTACAGTGTCTGTGTGATGTCTGAAACACTTAGTGTTGTAAAGTGTTCAAATTAAATTGTGGTTtatgaagaagaaataaacactGTGCAATTGATTACAAGCATATGACAATAAAAGGAATAgcaatcaataaaaaaacacactaaataaaaacatttggatttttcaaataaaaacatgaaataaattaaTCTGATGAGGATCGCTTCAgatttgattaaatgttgaaGATATGCTTATGTACTGAACCAGACATTTTAGACTGAACAAAATGTTACCACGTTATGCTCGGACCACCATTCTACATTTTTGTGTTATGTCGGACTGATGTGTTAGTGATGGTTGCATACAATCTTCattgttcagttttctttacaGAGCAAGCTAGTGTGGTCCTATTTATGCAGAAGTGGGTGCAGCAGAGCAGGCCATATACAGCCCTATGAGGTAATCATAAATGTTTGATCTGCACTAGAAGTTCAAGCTGTGTTTTAATTCAGTTCCCTTCACCTGTCACGCCTCACCTTTCGAGCCATGACCAAACCCGAGGGTTTGTGGCGGACTTTGTTGACGACTCCTCCGTTTCCAGCACCCAGCTCACATATTGGGTCAAAATCCTCGTCCTTCAGCTCCCCAACCTGAGCTTTCTGGGTGAGGAAGGCTTCCAGTCGTTTCCGCTGTTGTTCGTCCAGGTCCAGCTCACCCAGTTTCTTCTGTAAGGCCTCAAGGTTTGCTCTGTGATGAGGAGACACTTGGTTTAATAAACAGATATACAGAAGTACTACTAAAGTAACTTTCacaggttcaggttactttatttgaaCCCATAGGTAGAGTCGTTCGCAGCCAGCAAGATCGACATCCATCACGACACACAGATTACAAGACAAATGTAACAATGAACAACAcataaaagagagaaggagatctAAACCAACTCAAACATGTAACTAAAAAAAGATAGGACGTGATAGAAGCACTCGAGGCTCCACCACTCAGGGTAGAGGTGAGAGAAACACCTGTATTTGATCCTGCAACTGAGCAAAGAAACCCCAGCAACTCAACCCTCCATAACCCAGTAGTTTCCTCCACATCATGCACACACCCAGACAAATTGACAACATACATTTTACATAGACACAGACGCAGAtctcctttttgtttgaatgttttcttttatttatttttggtgcCCTGTAAACCTCAGGTCCTCTGCCTCCTCAGCTGACATAAGTGAACCCCCCCACCTTATGGATGGAAAAAGGGCAGAAGTCTTAAGTCTACCTGTATTTGAATGTTGGCCCATAGGACAATATCACACAGTGCTAGTTAAGGGTGATGACTTGGGTATACACACATTAACGTAGGTAAAATGAATGTAAAGCTATACTTGTTGTACTTACTCTGATGCAGCATCAATGGTGTTAGAAGTGGCCTGTCCCTCCCCAATGGGCCTGATGTTCAGGGGAACGGGTCTTCTTTTGGGAGCCATTACAAGAACTATCCTAAACGCCTTTCTCAAATTGTGTACTAACCTCTAGTATGCTTggcagctaaaaaaaacaaaacaaaaaaaacccaaaacaccCCTTAGTTTGCTCGGAActgagtcaaaaaaaagaagcaacagGACAGGCTAGTAACTTGGCTAACGGTGGCAAAGTTAGTGTACCTTCTGTAACATGTCAGTCAGCTATTTCTGTAAAGCTTATCATACCGAGGTAATGTTCAGAAGCCCGGTTGTTACTCGGTGCATTTATAGCCTCTGTTGCTCACTCATTTCTTTAATGCGTCTGCTGGGTTATCTTCCTGCTGCGGCTAGTCAAATAGCTGCTACAAGCTAACACCAGCTCCTGAAAAAAACCCGTGTCCTGCGTCTCTCGTTGTAAACCTGCAGCCTCTCTCTCGTCTGCTTCTTCCAAAACAACGCACCGATTACCGGCGGATACACcgggaggagggggtggtggtggtggtggtggtggggtgggggggggactGCTCGACCGGCTTCCCTTAGATGGACAAGCAACGCCCGAGCAACAAATACCTCCGTGACGCCGTGAGGGCTCTGAAGCGAAAGGGCTTTTGCCCAGGCTGGAGGTGCTTCAAtacaggaagcagcagctgcagcatcaGACCTGTGTGACACCCACAGGGAGAGTCCTTCAGAAACAACGCGAGACTGAAGGCAGTCTGACAAGTTGAAATCGTGAGATGATCTCATGGGATATGTAACATGTCCGAAGAGCGTGAAAACACCTACAGTGTGCTGCTGTTCATGAGAGAGAGGctatttatttgtagttttctaCCCATGCAGCTTtcgtgtgtttttttatggcaGTTCCTGGAACAAGGCAGTGAAGTACAtgactgccatctagtggcaaCAAGAGGAAACTGAAGATTCACTTTAAAtcagtatattttttttaattgtgagaaaaaaatgtaagggTAAACATGTGGAATTGTTCTTTGTTGGAAAGCAATTTAATttgcattattatttttgcaaaaTATACAATGTGCTCCCTTATTTTTATGGAAAGAGTTTGCACGGACAAAAACCTACTATAAAATACTCAAAGTTTCAGGATCATTAAATAATCAATTTCAAAAATGGTTCATCTAAAGGGTAGCTACTAAAAAGACCCTATGTTGGGATATGTAGTCTACATCTGCAAACTTCGCTATAGGCCTTAAGTAGGAAATATATATCTTGTGCAATAAGAAAGAGGAAGCTGTGACACAATCGTGATTCACTTACTGTGCACAAATTGATCTATCTTTAAGCCATAACATTCCTCTGCAAAATGTTGAAAAGGTTAGCAAAAATTGTAACAATTCTCATCAAACAGGTCAGGATAGACCACAGATTTATGTGATAGTTGCTAAAGATCTTTAAGTTGAATTATAAAACTCTCCTCCTGTGCAGATTTAAGCAGTCATTATTGAAGTATAACTAGACAGACTGGTGTGATAACACATTTCTTAGTATGCTATAATGCTTAGCAATAACACCtcgttaaaaaaatgtatttactttgATTCAAAATTAGGATTACAGCTAGACATGGTTTGTATTTTCCTTGTCTTGACAGATATACAGAAATTGCTCAGTAGTTTGAGGCGACCAACATGTCGTCACAGAGTTAGTGGGTCGAGTAAGGCCAGTGACCTTTCTTGCATGtcactcatctctctctcttccctcattTCCTGTCAGCTATATACTTCCTCCTGACTAATAGGGGCACAAATCCGCAACTACTTATGTGTAACAATGACCTCAATAGTACTTTTAAGTGACTCAGTTTCAAAGAGGACTAAATCTCTACAGCATAGACTTGTTTGCTTTCCCTGAGGATGATCCTAATGTTTTTAGAAGCACCTGCAGACATCAATACTGGAAACAAGATGTGCTGCTTTTTTGTCCCTGTGGATCCTGTCGTTAAAAGCAGCAGTCTGGCCGAGTAAACAGACACTTTTTGGAAAAATAAACCATTGGCAGACATTTCTTTAAGAACTGATTTTAATTAATTCCACACGTCAATAACAGCTGTTAGAATAcgatcatttttaaattttacagtTTTATCCTCAACAGGCATCAAATGTGTCCCCAGATCTGAGCGTTTGGTACAGAACATAAAGATCTCCACCTTAACCAGTCCTCCCAGTCCTCTGTGGCATCAGCTccagatgctgctgctgccctcAAACAGCTTCATATTGTCTGTTTGCCCATAGGAACAACTGGAGGCGATTCAAGGcttaataaaatattatttaaattttattgtcttttaatatgaacatataaaaaaacacaacaaacaaaacatttacatcATGGATTGTAAGCCTCTGCCCATGCTACCGTATGCATTGTAATAAGAAGAGATGCCACTACAAAAAGACCAGACCCTCAGCTCTCTCCCTAGCTCCAAAAAACAACCTGCAAACTCATCTGGCTCAGATCCACAGAAGCAACCTGCACCACCACTCATCTTTTACCATAAAAGGTAGAGAAAAGTTTGGATATCCGTTCAAAGAATGACATTCTATGCCTATCAACAAATGAACAATGTAATTTTTATACTTATAGAAGTTACTTACAAATACAAATTGCAGAGTTCTTTACATTATTTTGCTTCAAAGCACGTCATACACAGGATCCATGTTTCAGGGACAGGCTCTGATGTATTACAGCCAAAGTGCTATCAATCTGAGTGAATGATCAACCATTTTTCATCAGTGTATTGATTTTGTAACTCATGTCAATGTGTCAAAAGGTGGAGAAAAATGGAAGACCAGATTTAACTCGATCTATCTTTCACTGTATCCAAGAATGGATCAATGTTAAAATGTCCCTCCTCTGTGCATCTGAGCAAAGGAACCAGATTCTGAGCTGATCAAACCACCACTGAAGGACAATGAGAGAGGAAACACACGATGCAGAACCTATAGTCTCACAGTAGGGTCAGGGCTGCTTCTTATTGAGATTCCCTGTGCATGAGATGGTAAAGAACAGATCACAATAGTCGggtctttaaaacaaacacgcCTTAAACTCGGGATGAAGAATCAGATGAAAGTGCAAACAGCTCTAGCACACGTCTCATCTTCAAGAAAACACTGACGACCTACCAGCCCAAGTACCCTTATCTGAGGAGCAGATACTGACAATACTAGTGCGGGTGCAGAGGATTATAAGTTGTGAGCGTACAGCATGTAGCAAATAGCATCCAATTCTGTTCCAGCAAATAGATGTGAACTTATCTACACTGAAAGGAGGCCGAGGGGGATTGTTGTTTGGAGCAGCTGCACTTGTTTAAGACAAGACCATTTGTAATCCAATCAATGACTTTAAGCTTGGTGGGGTTGCACTCATTGACACTTCattaagttttgttttgtcagaCATGTTGAACCTACTGCAGCAGAGTACTCCGAATGCTGCTTTGACCCCCCCCAGGTTCGATTCActaacagaaaaaggaaaaggaagcgTTCCTCATCAGCACAGCATGAGCCTGAAATCATCATAACTGAATAATCCTACCACTGCAGCAGAGGTGTCCTGCTTTGCAAACATGATAGCCCCCTGATTGTACAGAACTACAGTCCAATATAATGAAGGTTTAATAGAAAAACATGATTCTTTCAACGGACACCAACAATGCGATACTGTAGCACATCTGAACCTTGTTCAATAACCGTCCTTCACCACAGAATTTTCTTCAGCTTATCTGGGAAATCTTAAAGGAAATATAACCACTTCTCTAAGATTGGGTCTGCTGGCAAACAGAGCTAGCGTTAAAACAACAGCCACCAATCCTCAgcgttcaaaaaaaaaaaaaaaaaggcaccaaAATCTTGAAAAACAATTCCTGTCTCTGAGTTCTTAAATCTGCTTTGGCACTCGGCCACACTAATTTGGATGAGATGTGCTAATGATTGCACTCCTTAGAAATCATTGCAAGTTTTAACAGAGGGCCACAGATACACGCACAACCTTTTGCATTACTGACAGCTTCAGTTAGCTTTGTTATCCACAAATTAATTCACCCCtccacaaaataaaaatcctgcAGAGGGAAGAGCGCTGAAAGGAACGatggaattaaaaaataaaaataaacacgatccaacaaaaactaaaatatagGAACAACAAAATCTCCAGTGTAAAAATTGGCTTCAATTCTTCTGTGCTCGGCTGTCCTTAGCTAGTCTCTGGTCAGTCTGCTAACTTTTTATGACTGAGGTAGGTTCTCTTTATctaatgtcaaaataaaaatggaaagcaTCACACATTGAGGCCAGTATTGTGTTCtgcttttttataattaaaaggATAAATTCCTGAAAAAACCCCTTCAAGCTTTGTTATCATTCTCTGAACAAAGAAACATCACAATGGGAGAAGTTTAGATGTGCATCACAATCCGGATTTCTCTGCCTTCTGTCCCCGAAAAATTATTCCTGCTCTCTtcaatttgttttgtgttttttgacagTTTACTAAAAACTACTAAGCCTCCTTTTTTAACCTGTCTGTTCATCACAAATGTGACAAAAATCAGCGCCGCAAACATTGAACGCCCATGGCTAAAAGAGCCTATGGTTCTGAGTCAAATACAAAGAGAGATGTGGTGTTAAAGAGGAGAAAGtttggagaggaagaggaggaaggggagtgGTAATCGTGATGGTGTGGTGCTTGATTCATTCGGTCTCTTTAATAGAGGCAGGACAATACAGATATTCACTGCAAGGTGATGGTTGGCCAAGAGTTAGAGTCGCTTCCAGTGGTGTACAGTACAAAGAGGAATCCTAATCACTCTAGATTGGATAATCCTTGACAGTGcatgtttgcgtgtgtgtctgttttgtctgGAAATTACCCAGAGCTGCTCAAAGGCTCTGATGTTGGGCATAAGGGAGGATTGCTGCATCTAGTGTATTACGGTGTTCCTGTCCTCGAGTGTTTAGCCCCCTGccactctgtctgtgtgtgtgtgtcagtctatGAGGGGACAGAGCTGCTGGGTCAGTAGGCGGTGACCAGGTCCTTGTCGTAGTTGTATCGGCCCCTCTTCGGAGCAGGACTGTCAGCGctgtcctcagtgtcctcactgtctccccctgcccctcccccttcctcctcaGAGGAGGAGTCAAGAGTCAGATCTACCACTGCGCCTCCTCCTGGCGCCACAGCAGTTCCTCCTGCGGCTCCTCCCATTCCCACTGACCCGTTTCCGGATTTGCCTGTCAGACTGGTGCTGCTGTGGGCTGGTGAGTGACCGTTTGCTTCAGGAATGCCTGTAGACAGGGAAGCCATTtgaaaaaggatttaaaaaaagattcccaTGCAAGGAAAAGGATAAAAACACACTGAGAACAAGTGGATGAGTTGACAGGGTTTGACACTTACATATGTCAACAACTGGATACTCTGGCGTGTTGCTGCGTTCTCTTTCCCTATCCCTCTCCTTCTCGTCGCTGATGGGTCGCCACGAGCCGTCGGTTAAATACTCAATCTCCTCAATATCTTCGCTTGTCTCTTTGAGAATCTCAGATAACAGCCTGAAATACAAGTGGTTGATTAGAGTCGCCTCATAACACTTTACACAAGGAAGAGGCAGAATACTGAATTC from Labrus bergylta chromosome 6, fLabBer1.1, whole genome shotgun sequence includes:
- the map2k2a gene encoding dual specificity mitogen-activated protein kinase kinase 2a; its protein translation is MAPKRRPVPLNIRPIGEGQATSNTIDAASEANLEALQKKLGELDLDEQQRKRLEAFLTQKAQVGELKDEDFDPICELGAGNGGVVNKVRHKPSGLVMARKLIHLEIKPAIRNQIIRELQVLHECNSPYIVGFYGAFYSDGEISICMEHMDGGSLDQVLKEARRIPEEILGKVSIAVLRGLAYLREKHQIMHRDVKPSNILVNSRGEIKLCDFGVSGQLIDSMANSFVGTRSYMSPERLQGTHYSVQSDVWSMGLSLVELAIGRYPIPPPDTKELEGIFGRAVVDGSEGEPHSNMPRSRPPGRPVSGHGMDSRPAMAIFELLDYIVNEPPPKLPHGVFTNDFQDFVTKCLIKNPAERADLKMLISHTFIKRSEVEEVDFAGWLCKTMGLNQPSTPTRGTE